From a single Lolium rigidum isolate FL_2022 chromosome 7, APGP_CSIRO_Lrig_0.1, whole genome shotgun sequence genomic region:
- the LOC124669288 gene encoding glycerophosphodiester phosphodiesterase GDPD6-like, whose translation MAAVRIVIVAALLVLGCACGGATARPLVGAAGAKQPLQTSRPFNIAHRGSNGELPEETAVAYMRAIEEGADFIEADIAATKDGHLVCFHDMTLDDTTDVADHKEFAARRRTLEVQWANVTGFFITDFTLAELKTLRAKQRWSFREQSHNGISPIITFDEFINIALNAKRVVGIYPEMKSPVFVNQHVKWADGKKYEDKFIATLKKYGYGGKYMTKPWLEKPVFIQSFAPTSLIYAAGLTDLPKVFLIDDLTVRTEDTNQSYDEITSDEYLDYMKDYVVGIGPWKDTVVPPTKANRLATPTDLVAMAHARGLQVHPYTYRNENRFLHYNFRQDPYAEYDYWLNNVGVDGLFTDFPASLRRFQEWTTKTRN comes from the exons ATGGCGGCGGTAA GGATCGTGATCGTGGCGGCGCTGCTGGTCCTCGGgtgcgcgtgcggcggcgcgaCGGCGCGGCCGCTGGTCGGAGCCGCGGGGGCGAAGCAGCCGCTGCAGACGTCGCGGCCGTTCAACATTGCGCACAGGGGCTCCAACGGCGAGCTtccggaggagacggcggtggcgtACATGCGCGCCATCGAGGAGGGCGCCGACTTCATCGAGGCGGACATCGCCGCCACCAAGGACGGCCACCTCGTCTGCTTCCACGACATGACGCTCGACGACACCACCGACGTCGCCGACCACAAGGAgttcgccgcccgccgccgcacgCTCGAGGTGCAGTGGGCCAACGTCACCGGATTCTTCATCA CTGATTTCACGTTGGCCGAGCTGAAGACGCTGAGGGCGAAGCAGAGATGGTCGTTCCGTGAACAATCACACAACG GCATTTCTCCCATCATCACCTTCGACGAGTTCATCAACATCGCTCTCAACGCCAAGAGGGTCGTCGGGATCTACCCGGAGATGAAGAGCCCCGTGTTCGTCAACCAGCAC GTGAAGTGGGCGGACGGGAAGAAGTACGAGGACAAGTTCATCGCGACGCTGAAGAAGTACGGGTACGGCGGCAAGTACATGACCAAGCCATGGCTGGAGAAGCCCGTCTTCATCCAGTCCTTCGCGCCGACCTCGCTCATCTACGCCGCCGGCCTCACCGATTTGCCCAAGGTGTTCCTCATCGACGATCTGACGGTGCGCACTGAGGACACCAACCAGTCCTACGACGAGATCACCTCCGACGAGTACCTCGACTACATGAAGGACTATGTAGTCGGCATCGGGCCATGGAAGGACACCGTGGTGCCGCCCACCAAGGCCAACCGCCTCGCCACGCCCACCGACCTCGTCGCAATGGCGCATGCCAGGGGCCTGCAGGTGCATCCCTACACCTACCGCAACGAGAACCGCTTCCTGCACTACAACTTCAGGCAGGACCCCTACGCCGAGTACGACTACTGGCTCAACAACGTCGGCGTCGACGGACTCTTCACCGACTTTCCAGCCAGCCTCCGCCGTTTCCAGGAATGGACCACCAAAACCAGAAACTGA